The Streptomyces sp. NBC_00691 genome has a segment encoding these proteins:
- a CDS encoding aldo/keto reductase, whose protein sequence is MERRTIGATALDVGAIGLGCMPMNWAYSRSEQRGDRSLRTVHAALDAGVSLLDTADMYGPFTNELLVGRVLKERRADAFVSTKCGLLVGDGGERRHVVANGRPGYVRRACDASLRRLQTDVIDLYQLHRADPEVPVEETWGAMADLVSAGKVRALGLCAVGSRSARRGATGVSRDGYEGTIRQLDRIQQVFPVAAVEAELSVWSQEALVRLLPWCAARGVGFLAAMPLGNGFLTGTLTPGGGFEPDDPRARHPRFTAEMMAANQPLVAGLRRVAARHGAEVTPAQVALAWVLGRGRHVVPVPGTKRECWAVENARAAGLRLTGADLAEIAGLPAARGSWD, encoded by the coding sequence GTGGAGCGCAGGACTATCGGGGCGACGGCGCTCGACGTGGGTGCGATCGGCCTGGGGTGCATGCCGATGAACTGGGCGTACAGCCGTTCGGAACAGCGGGGTGACCGCTCGCTGCGGACCGTGCACGCGGCGCTGGACGCCGGGGTGAGCCTGCTCGACACCGCCGACATGTACGGCCCGTTCACCAACGAGCTGCTGGTGGGGCGGGTGTTGAAGGAGCGCCGGGCGGACGCCTTCGTCTCGACGAAGTGCGGACTGCTCGTCGGCGACGGCGGCGAGCGCCGGCACGTGGTCGCCAACGGCAGGCCGGGGTACGTCCGCCGGGCCTGCGACGCCTCGCTGCGGCGCCTCCAGACCGATGTGATCGACCTGTACCAGCTGCACCGGGCGGACCCCGAGGTGCCGGTCGAGGAGACCTGGGGGGCGATGGCCGATCTGGTCTCGGCCGGCAAGGTGCGGGCGCTCGGACTCTGCGCCGTCGGCAGCCGCTCGGCCCGCCGGGGCGCGACCGGGGTCAGTCGTGACGGGTATGAGGGAACGATCCGCCAACTGGACCGGATCCAGCAGGTGTTCCCGGTGGCGGCGGTGGAGGCCGAGCTGTCGGTGTGGTCCCAGGAGGCGCTGGTGCGGCTGCTGCCGTGGTGTGCGGCGCGCGGGGTCGGTTTCCTGGCGGCGATGCCGCTCGGGAACGGCTTCCTGACCGGGACGCTGACCCCGGGCGGCGGCTTCGAGCCGGACGATCCGCGGGCCCGGCACCCCCGGTTCACGGCGGAGATGATGGCGGCGAACCAGCCGCTGGTGGCGGGTCTGCGGCGGGTGGCCGCGCGGCACGGGGCCGAGGTCACCCCGGCGCAGGTGGCGCTCGCCTGGGTGCTGGGCCGGGGACGGCACGTCGTGCCGGTGCCGGGGACGAAGCGGGAGTGCTGGGCCGTGGAGAACGCCCGGGCGGCCGGGCTGCGGCTGACGGGGGCGGACCTGGCGGAGATCGCGGGTCTTCCGGCGGCCCGGGGGTCCTGGGACTGA
- a CDS encoding 2-hydroxyacid dehydrogenase, producing the protein MRFENTAADVWLPIPADEIDDLPEPGASGLNYRFWDGGPDFPADPAHCAFYVVPYMKGSEIAVRPLAAMTSLRVVQTLSAGIDHVTPGIGSLPPGVAVCNAKGVHEASTAELTLALILASLRGIPGFVRGQDAEEWRAGFYPALADKSVLIVGYGSIGAAIEDRLAPFECARVARVARSARTTARGEVHPLTELPALLPDADVVVLSTPLTPATRHLADAGFLGRMKDGALLVNVARGPVVDTAALLKEVESGRITAALDVTDPEPLPAGHPLWHAPGVLISPHVGGSTSAFMPRAKRLIAGQLRRFATGEEQANVLLTTG; encoded by the coding sequence ATGAGATTCGAGAACACCGCCGCTGACGTGTGGCTTCCGATTCCCGCGGACGAGATCGACGATCTCCCCGAACCGGGCGCGTCGGGCCTCAACTACCGCTTCTGGGACGGCGGGCCGGACTTCCCGGCCGACCCGGCGCACTGCGCCTTCTACGTCGTCCCGTACATGAAGGGCTCCGAGATCGCCGTACGTCCGCTGGCGGCCATGACCTCGCTGCGGGTCGTGCAGACCCTCTCCGCGGGCATCGACCACGTCACCCCCGGCATCGGCTCGCTGCCTCCGGGCGTCGCCGTCTGCAACGCGAAGGGCGTCCACGAGGCCAGCACCGCCGAACTCACGCTCGCGCTGATCCTGGCCTCGCTGCGCGGCATCCCCGGCTTCGTGCGCGGCCAGGACGCCGAGGAGTGGCGGGCCGGCTTCTATCCGGCGCTCGCCGACAAGTCCGTCCTGATCGTCGGGTACGGATCGATCGGCGCCGCCATCGAGGACCGGCTCGCGCCCTTCGAGTGCGCGCGGGTGGCGCGCGTCGCACGCTCCGCGCGCACCACAGCGCGCGGCGAGGTCCACCCCCTGACGGAGCTGCCCGCACTGCTTCCGGATGCCGATGTCGTCGTGCTCTCCACCCCGCTCACGCCCGCGACCAGGCATCTCGCCGACGCCGGGTTCCTCGGCCGGATGAAGGACGGGGCTCTCCTCGTGAACGTCGCCCGGGGGCCGGTCGTCGACACGGCGGCCCTGCTCAAGGAGGTCGAGAGCGGCAGGATCACGGCGGCGCTCGATGTCACCGACCCGGAACCGCTGCCGGCCGGGCATCCCTTGTGGCACGCTCCGGGTGTCCTGATCAGCCCGCACGTCGGAGGTTCCACTTCGGCCTTCATGCCGCGGGCGAAGCGGTTGATCGCGGGGCAGTTGCGGCGTTTCGCGACGGGTGAGGAACAGGCCAACGTCCTGCTCACCACCGGTTGA
- a CDS encoding putative bifunctional diguanylate cyclase/phosphodiesterase gives MSAPGAVLARRPVGGGGDRGHPGPGRPGFGSLLAQIALVVICAGYTTGASLGWGSPELALFMGDFGLSVAALVAAVSCFLYGRVHRGSARPAWLLFAFSSFMASAGNAVWGWYEVVLRTEVPDSSIADLFFLLFAPPAIVGLLVLAKKPVTRAGWVCLALDAWLIGGSLLTLSWSLALARTAHFQNEPVAQAALSLAYPLLDIVLVSMVLVLHFRRSQANRSATNTAIAALALTVLCDALFTSPLLRENYASGQLLDAGWFAGSLLLAYAPWGVRRVPDSAAAVARGQWLHSRPVAGSLAALTPYLAAAVCTLGILYNVVEGRRVDRVVVLTGCTVVLALVVRQGIMLLDNIALTHELAQKENHFRSLVQGSSDVIMIAAPTGILRYVSPAASGVYGRDAEELIGSELASLIHPEDLGAVVHEVRRFLAVSPAEEPTTRIECRFRSGRGDWLNVESTVNRHQGGLIFNSRDVTERVRLQAQLQHNAEHDPLTDLPNRALFTRRVRQALSGRRASDPGTAVLFIDLDGFKGVNDRLGHQAGDDLLVQAARRLHDSVRAGDTAARLGGDEFAALILGDGGRDQAARQKQVQEIADRLRLTLSRPYRVDGGNEVRVAASIGVAFAEPGIEAGDLLRNADLAMYRAKAAGKDRVELYAPQMQAEVVRRTELAARLRTALHDGEFALLHQPVVDLATGRISAVSAQARWRSAQGILFTPAEYLRVTDDSERTAELGRWLLEEAVEQAAERAGIGHRAPVSIRLSARRLLDRSLPLGSIESLLARHGLPSGSLIVELADSDPRIPLDELEQRLVALRRLGVRIALDGFGSGHVAINALRRLPVDILKLDRGLVEGVVESARLRKITRGVLRIADELGMQTVAEGVDVPEQVIALRAMGCSHAQGMAFSGPLDEYRLRRALVRDEYPLPGAVPVRVGNRPPFRSNTETSVPPT, from the coding sequence GTGAGCGCCCCCGGGGCGGTCCTCGCGCGGCGCCCCGTCGGCGGAGGGGGCGACCGTGGACACCCGGGCCCCGGACGCCCCGGCTTCGGCTCGCTCCTCGCCCAGATCGCCCTGGTGGTGATCTGCGCGGGGTACACGACCGGCGCCTCGCTCGGCTGGGGATCGCCGGAACTCGCGCTCTTCATGGGCGACTTCGGACTCAGCGTCGCCGCCCTCGTCGCAGCGGTCTCCTGCTTCCTCTACGGGCGCGTCCATCGCGGGAGCGCCCGCCCCGCCTGGCTGCTCTTCGCGTTCTCCTCGTTCATGGCCTCCGCGGGGAACGCCGTGTGGGGCTGGTACGAGGTGGTGCTCCGCACGGAGGTGCCCGACTCCTCCATCGCCGACCTCTTCTTCTTACTCTTCGCTCCGCCGGCCATCGTCGGCCTGCTCGTCCTGGCCAAGAAACCCGTCACCCGGGCCGGCTGGGTCTGTCTGGCGCTCGACGCCTGGCTCATCGGGGGCTCGCTGCTCACTCTCTCGTGGAGCCTGGCCCTCGCCCGTACCGCCCACTTCCAGAACGAGCCGGTCGCCCAGGCGGCACTGTCGCTCGCGTATCCGTTGCTCGACATCGTCCTGGTGAGCATGGTCCTGGTGCTGCACTTCCGGCGCTCACAGGCGAACCGCTCGGCGACCAACACCGCGATCGCCGCCCTCGCCCTGACCGTGCTGTGCGACGCCCTGTTCACCTCGCCGCTGCTGCGCGAGAACTACGCCTCGGGCCAGCTGCTCGACGCCGGCTGGTTCGCCGGCTCCCTGCTGCTCGCCTACGCGCCCTGGGGGGTGCGCCGCGTCCCGGACAGCGCCGCCGCGGTCGCGCGCGGGCAGTGGCTGCACAGCCGCCCGGTCGCCGGCTCGCTCGCCGCCCTCACGCCGTACCTCGCCGCCGCGGTCTGCACCCTCGGCATCCTGTACAACGTCGTGGAAGGGCGCAGGGTCGACCGCGTCGTCGTCCTCACCGGCTGCACCGTGGTCCTCGCCCTCGTCGTGCGACAGGGCATCATGCTCCTCGACAACATCGCCCTGACCCATGAACTGGCCCAGAAGGAGAACCACTTCAGGTCGCTCGTGCAGGGATCGAGCGATGTCATCATGATCGCCGCGCCGACCGGGATACTCCGCTACGTCAGCCCGGCCGCCTCCGGGGTGTACGGACGGGACGCCGAGGAGCTGATCGGCTCCGAGCTCGCCTCGCTCATCCATCCCGAGGACCTCGGCGCGGTCGTCCACGAGGTGCGGCGCTTCCTGGCCGTCTCGCCCGCCGAGGAGCCCACCACCCGGATCGAGTGCCGTTTCCGCTCGGGCCGCGGAGACTGGCTGAACGTCGAGTCCACGGTCAACCGGCACCAGGGGGGACTGATCTTCAACAGCCGTGACGTCACCGAACGCGTCCGGCTCCAGGCCCAGTTGCAGCACAACGCCGAGCACGACCCGCTCACCGACCTGCCCAACCGGGCACTCTTCACCCGCCGGGTCCGGCAGGCCCTCAGCGGCCGTCGCGCCTCCGACCCCGGCACCGCCGTGCTCTTCATCGACCTCGACGGCTTCAAGGGCGTCAACGACCGGCTCGGCCACCAGGCGGGCGACGACCTCCTCGTCCAGGCCGCCCGCCGCCTCCACGACTCGGTGCGCGCCGGGGACACCGCCGCCCGGCTCGGTGGCGACGAGTTCGCCGCCCTCATCCTCGGCGACGGCGGCCGCGACCAGGCGGCCCGCCAGAAGCAGGTCCAGGAGATCGCCGACCGGCTCCGGCTGACCCTCTCCCGGCCGTATCGCGTCGACGGGGGCAACGAGGTGCGGGTCGCCGCCTCCATCGGCGTCGCCTTCGCCGAGCCCGGCATCGAGGCCGGCGACCTCCTGCGCAACGCCGACCTCGCCATGTACCGCGCCAAGGCGGCCGGCAAGGACCGCGTCGAGCTCTACGCGCCCCAGATGCAGGCCGAGGTCGTCCGCCGGACGGAACTGGCCGCCCGGCTGCGCACCGCCCTCCACGACGGCGAGTTCGCCCTGCTCCACCAGCCGGTCGTCGATCTCGCCACGGGCCGGATCTCCGCCGTCAGCGCCCAGGCGCGCTGGCGGTCCGCCCAGGGCATCCTCTTCACCCCCGCCGAGTACCTCCGGGTCACCGACGACAGCGAGCGCACCGCCGAGCTGGGCCGCTGGCTGCTCGAAGAGGCCGTCGAGCAGGCCGCCGAGCGCGCGGGAATCGGCCATCGTGCACCCGTGTCCATCCGGCTCTCCGCCCGTCGCCTCCTGGACCGCTCGCTGCCGCTCGGCTCGATCGAGTCCCTGCTCGCCCGGCACGGGCTGCCGTCCGGTTCGCTGATCGTCGAACTCGCCGACAGCGACCCCCGCATCCCGCTCGACGAGCTGGAGCAGCGCCTGGTCGCCCTGCGCCGGCTCGGGGTGCGCATCGCGCTCGACGGATTCGGCAGCGGACATGTGGCGATCAACGCACTTCGCAGGCTTCCCGTCGACATACTGAAGCTGGACCGGGGCCTGGTCGAGGGCGTCGTCGAGTCGGCCCGGCTCCGCAAGATCACCCGCGGGGTGCTCCGTATCGCCGATGAACTCGGTATGCAGACCGTCGCCGAGGGGGTCGACGTACCGGAGCAGGTCATCGCCCTGCGGGCGATGGGCTGCAGTCACGCCCAGGGCATGGCGTTCTCGGGCCCGCTCGACGAGTACCGGCTGCGCAGGGCGCTCGTACGGGACGAGTACCCGCTGCCCGGAGCGGTCCCCGTACGTGTCGGAAACCGTCCCCCGTTCCGCTCAAATACTGAGACGTCCGTCCCACCCACTTGA
- a CDS encoding acetolactate synthase large subunit, whose protein sequence is MLMTDQATGHHPQPRPRSGAQAATAVEHVTGAQSLIRSLEEVGADTIFGLPGGCILPAYDPLMDSKKVRHILVRHEQGAGHAATGYAQATGKVGVCMVTSGPGATNLVTPIADAHMDSVPLVAITGQVASKAIGTDAFQEADICGITMPITKHNFLVTKAEDIPRTIAEAFHIASTGRPGPVLVDISKDALQAKTTFSWPPQTDLPGYRPVTKPHAKQIREAAKLISAAKRPVLYVGGGVIKAGATAELKILAELTGAPVTTTLMALGAFPDSHPLHVGMPGMHGAVTAVTALQKSDLIVALGARFDDRVTGKLDSFAPYAKIVHADIDPAEIGKNRTADVPIVGDAREVIADLVQAVQAEQSEGNKGDYTAWWSDLNRWRETYPLGYDLPEDGSLSPQQVIQRIGQLVPDDTIFAAGVGQHQMWAAHFIDYERPATWLNSGGLGTMGYAVPAAMGAKAGMPDRPVWAIDGDGCFQMTNQELTTCALNNIPIKVAIINNGALGMVRQWQTLFYNQRYSNTVLHSGPDDIQANKGTRVPDFVKLSEAMGCVALRCEDPADLDKVIAEANAINDRPVVIDFIVHEDAQVWPMVAAGTSNDEVMAARGVRPDFGDGEDD, encoded by the coding sequence ATGCTGATGACCGACCAGGCCACCGGGCACCATCCGCAGCCGCGGCCCCGTAGCGGCGCTCAGGCCGCCACCGCCGTCGAGCACGTCACGGGCGCGCAGTCCCTCATCCGTTCTCTCGAAGAGGTGGGCGCGGACACCATCTTCGGTCTCCCCGGCGGCTGCATCCTCCCGGCCTACGACCCGCTGATGGACTCGAAGAAGGTGCGCCACATCCTGGTCCGCCACGAGCAGGGCGCGGGCCACGCGGCCACCGGCTACGCCCAGGCGACCGGCAAGGTCGGCGTCTGCATGGTGACCTCGGGACCCGGTGCGACGAACCTCGTCACGCCGATCGCCGACGCGCACATGGACTCGGTCCCGCTCGTCGCGATCACCGGCCAGGTCGCCTCGAAGGCGATCGGCACGGACGCCTTCCAGGAGGCGGACATCTGCGGCATCACGATGCCGATCACCAAGCACAACTTCCTGGTCACCAAGGCCGAGGACATCCCGCGGACGATCGCCGAGGCCTTCCACATCGCCTCCACCGGCCGCCCCGGCCCGGTCCTGGTCGACATCTCCAAGGACGCCCTGCAGGCGAAGACCACCTTCAGCTGGCCGCCGCAGACCGACCTGCCCGGCTACCGCCCGGTGACCAAGCCGCACGCCAAGCAGATCCGCGAGGCCGCCAAGCTGATCAGCGCGGCGAAGCGCCCCGTCCTGTACGTCGGCGGCGGTGTCATCAAGGCCGGCGCCACCGCCGAGCTGAAGATCCTCGCCGAGCTGACCGGCGCCCCGGTCACCACGACCCTGATGGCGCTCGGCGCGTTCCCGGACAGCCACCCGCTGCACGTGGGCATGCCCGGCATGCACGGCGCGGTCACCGCCGTCACCGCCCTGCAGAAGTCCGACCTGATCGTCGCCCTCGGCGCCCGCTTCGACGACCGCGTCACCGGCAAGCTCGACAGCTTCGCCCCGTACGCCAAGATCGTCCACGCGGACATCGACCCGGCCGAGATCGGCAAGAACCGCACCGCCGACGTGCCGATCGTCGGCGACGCCCGCGAGGTCATCGCCGACCTGGTGCAGGCCGTCCAGGCCGAGCAGAGCGAGGGCAACAAGGGCGACTACACCGCCTGGTGGAGCGACCTGAACCGCTGGCGCGAGACCTACCCGCTCGGCTACGACCTGCCGGAGGACGGCAGCCTCTCGCCGCAGCAGGTCATCCAGCGCATCGGCCAGCTCGTCCCCGACGACACGATCTTCGCCGCGGGCGTCGGCCAGCACCAGATGTGGGCCGCCCACTTCATCGACTACGAGCGCCCGGCCACCTGGCTGAACTCCGGCGGCCTCGGCACGATGGGGTACGCGGTCCCCGCCGCGATGGGCGCCAAGGCCGGCATGCCCGACCGCCCGGTCTGGGCGATCGACGGCGACGGCTGCTTCCAGATGACCAATCAGGAGCTCACCACCTGCGCCCTGAACAACATCCCGATCAAGGTCGCCATCATCAACAACGGCGCCCTCGGGATGGTCCGCCAGTGGCAGACCCTCTTCTACAACCAGCGTTACTCGAACACCGTCCTGCACTCCGGTCCGGACGACATCCAGGCGAACAAGGGCACGCGCGTCCCCGACTTCGTCAAGCTGTCCGAGGCCATGGGCTGTGTCGCCCTGCGCTGCGAGGACCCGGCCGACCTGGACAAGGTCATCGCCGAGGCCAACGCCATCAACGACCGTCCGGTCGTCATCGACTTCATCGTCCACGAGGACGCCCAGGTCTGGCCGATGGTCGCCGCCGGCACCTCGAACGACGAGGTCATGGCCGCCCGGGGCGTCCGCCCCGACTTCGGCGACGGCGAAGACGACTGA
- the ilvN gene encoding acetolactate synthase small subunit has protein sequence MSTKHTLSVLVENTPGILARIAALFSRRGFNIDSLAVGITEHPDISRITIVVSVEDLPLEQVTKQLNKLVNVLKIVELEPSAAIQRELVLVKVRADNETRSQIVEIVQLFRAKTVDVSPEAVTIEATGSSDKLDAMLKMLEQFGIKELVQSGTIAIGRGSRSITDRSLRALDRSA, from the coding sequence ATGTCCACCAAGCACACGCTCTCCGTTCTCGTCGAGAACACGCCCGGCATCCTCGCCCGGATCGCCGCCCTGTTCTCGCGCCGCGGCTTCAACATCGACTCCCTCGCCGTCGGCATCACCGAGCACCCCGACATCTCCCGGATCACCATCGTGGTCAGTGTCGAGGACCTGCCCCTGGAGCAGGTGACCAAGCAGCTCAACAAGCTGGTCAACGTCCTGAAGATCGTCGAACTCGAGCCCAGCGCCGCGATCCAGCGCGAGCTCGTCCTGGTGAAGGTCCGCGCCGACAACGAGACCCGCTCCCAGATCGTCGAGATCGTCCAGCTGTTCCGCGCCAAGACCGTGGACGTCTCGCCCGAGGCGGTCACCATCGAGGCCACCGGTTCGAGTGACAAGCTCGACGCGATGCTCAAGATGCTGGAGCAGTTCGGCATCAAGGAGCTCGTGCAGTCCGGCACGATCGCCATAGGGCGTGGTTCCCGGTCCATCACGGACCGGTCCCTCCGGGCCCTCGACCGCAGCGCCTGA
- the ilvC gene encoding ketol-acid reductoisomerase, protein MAELFYDDDADLSIIQGRKVAVIGYGSQGHAHALSLRDSGVDVRVGLQEGSKSKAKAEEQGLRVVSVAEAAAEADLIMILTPDPIQAQVFEESIKDNLKEGDALFFGHGLNVRYGFIKVPEGVDVALVAPKGPGHLVRRQYEEGRGVPCIAAVEQDATGNAFALALSYAKGIGGTRAGVIKTTFTEETETDLFGEQAVLCGGTAALVKAGFETLTEAGYQPEIAYFECLHELKLIVDLMYEGGLEKMRWSVSETAEWGDYVTGPRIITDATKAEMKKVLAEIQDGTFAKEWMAEYHGGLKKYNEYKTQDENHLLETTGKELRKLMSWVNDEEA, encoded by the coding sequence GTGGCCGAGCTGTTCTACGACGATGACGCCGACCTGTCCATCATCCAGGGCCGTAAGGTCGCGGTGATCGGATACGGCAGCCAGGGCCACGCCCACGCGCTGTCGCTCCGTGACTCCGGTGTCGACGTCCGCGTCGGTCTGCAGGAGGGCTCGAAGTCCAAGGCCAAGGCCGAGGAGCAGGGCCTGCGCGTGGTCTCCGTCGCCGAGGCCGCCGCCGAGGCCGACCTCATCATGATCCTGACCCCGGACCCGATCCAGGCCCAGGTCTTCGAGGAGTCCATCAAGGACAACCTGAAGGAGGGCGACGCGCTCTTCTTCGGCCACGGTCTGAACGTCCGTTACGGCTTCATCAAGGTGCCCGAGGGCGTCGACGTCGCCCTGGTCGCCCCGAAGGGCCCGGGCCACCTGGTCCGTCGTCAGTACGAGGAGGGCCGCGGCGTTCCGTGCATCGCGGCCGTCGAGCAGGACGCGACCGGCAACGCCTTCGCGCTGGCGCTCTCGTACGCCAAGGGCATCGGCGGCACCCGCGCCGGCGTCATCAAGACGACCTTCACCGAGGAGACCGAGACCGACCTCTTCGGCGAGCAGGCCGTCCTCTGCGGTGGCACCGCGGCGCTGGTCAAGGCGGGCTTCGAGACCCTGACCGAGGCCGGCTACCAGCCGGAGATCGCGTACTTCGAGTGCCTCCACGAGCTGAAGCTCATCGTCGACCTCATGTACGAGGGCGGCCTGGAGAAGATGCGCTGGTCGGTCTCCGAGACCGCCGAGTGGGGCGACTACGTCACCGGCCCGCGGATCATCACGGACGCCACCAAGGCCGAGATGAAGAAGGTCCTCGCGGAGATCCAGGACGGCACCTTCGCCAAGGAGTGGATGGCCGAGTACCACGGCGGCCTGAAGAAGTACAACGAGTACAAGACCCAGGACGAGAACCACCTCCTGGAGACCACCGGCAAGGAGCTGCGCAAGCTCATGAGCTGGGTGAACGACGAGGAGGCGTAA
- the serA gene encoding phosphoglycerate dehydrogenase, protein MSSKPVVLIAEELSPATVDALGPDFEIRHCNGADRAELLPAIADVDAILVRSATKVDAEAIAAAGKLRVVARAGVGLDNVDVSAATKAGVMVVNAPTSNIVTAAELACGLLVATARNIPQANTALKNGEWKRSKYTGVELSEKTLGVVGLGRIGVLVAQRMSAFGMKIVAYDPYVQPARAAQMGVKLLALDELLEVADFITVHLPKTPETLGLIGDEALHKVKPSVRIVNAARGGIVDEAALYSALKEGRVAGAGLDVYAKEPCTDSPLFELDQVVCTPHLGASTDEAQEKAGIAVARSVRLALAGELVPDAVNVQGGVIAEDVKPGLPLAEKLGRIFTALAGEVAARLDVEVYGEITQHDVKVLELSALKGVFEDVVDETVSYVNAPLFAQERGVEVRLTTSSESPDHRNVVTVRGTLSSGEEVAVSGTLAGPKHLQKIVAVGDYDVDVALADHMVVLRYDDRPGVVGTVGRILGEAGLNIAGMQVARAEEGGEALVVLTVDDTVPAPVLAEISAEIGAASARSVNLI, encoded by the coding sequence GTGAGCTCGAAACCCGTCGTACTCATCGCTGAAGAGCTGTCGCCCGCCACCGTCGACGCCCTGGGCCCGGACTTCGAGATCCGGCACTGCAACGGCGCGGACCGCGCCGAACTGCTGCCCGCCATCGCCGACGTGGACGCGATCCTGGTCCGTTCCGCGACCAAGGTCGACGCCGAGGCCATCGCCGCCGCCGGCAAGCTGCGGGTCGTCGCCCGTGCCGGTGTCGGCCTGGACAACGTCGACGTCTCCGCCGCCACCAAGGCCGGCGTCATGGTCGTCAACGCCCCCACGTCGAACATCGTCACCGCCGCCGAGCTCGCGTGCGGTCTGCTGGTCGCCACCGCGCGCAACATTCCGCAGGCCAACACCGCGTTGAAGAACGGCGAGTGGAAGCGCTCCAAGTACACGGGCGTCGAGCTGAGCGAGAAGACCCTCGGCGTCGTCGGCCTCGGCCGCATCGGCGTCCTGGTCGCCCAGCGCATGTCGGCGTTCGGCATGAAGATCGTCGCGTACGACCCCTACGTGCAGCCCGCCCGCGCCGCCCAGATGGGGGTGAAGCTGCTGGCCCTGGACGAGCTCCTGGAGGTCGCCGACTTCATCACCGTCCACCTGCCGAAGACCCCCGAGACCCTCGGTCTCATCGGCGACGAGGCGCTGCACAAGGTCAAGCCCTCCGTCCGGATCGTCAACGCCGCGCGCGGCGGGATCGTCGACGAGGCGGCGCTGTACTCGGCGCTCAAGGAGGGCCGGGTCGCCGGCGCCGGTCTCGACGTGTACGCGAAGGAGCCCTGCACGGACTCCCCGCTCTTCGAACTCGACCAGGTCGTCTGCACCCCGCACCTCGGCGCGTCCACGGACGAGGCCCAGGAGAAGGCCGGCATCGCCGTCGCCCGCTCGGTGCGCCTGGCGCTCGCCGGTGAGCTCGTGCCGGACGCGGTCAACGTCCAGGGCGGCGTCATCGCCGAGGACGTCAAGCCGGGTCTGCCGCTCGCCGAGAAGCTCGGCCGGATCTTCACCGCCCTCGCGGGCGAGGTCGCGGCCCGTCTCGACGTCGAGGTCTACGGCGAGATCACCCAGCACGACGTGAAGGTGCTCGAACTCTCCGCGCTCAAGGGCGTGTTCGAGGACGTGGTCGACGAGACCGTGTCGTACGTCAACGCCCCGCTGTTCGCGCAGGAGCGCGGTGTCGAGGTGCGCCTGACGACGAGCTCCGAGTCGCCCGACCACCGCAACGTGGTCACGGTGCGCGGCACGCTCTCGAGCGGCGAGGAGGTCGCGGTCTCCGGCACGCTCGCCGGGCCCAAGCACCTCCAGAAGATCGTCGCCGTCGGCGACTACGACGTGGACGTGGCGCTCGCCGACCACATGGTGGTGCTGCGCTACGACGACCGTCCGGGTGTCGTCGGCACCGTCGGCCGGATCCTCGGCGAGGCCGGTCTGAACATCGCGGGCATGCAGGTGGCGCGCGCCGAGGAGGGTGGCGAGGCGCTCGTCGTCCTCACCGTGGACGACACGGTCCCGGCTCCGGTGCTCGCGGAGATCTCGGCCGAGATCGGCGCCGCCTCGGCCCGCTCGGTCAACCTGATCTGA
- a CDS encoding TetR/AcrR family transcriptional regulator, with protein MGHKEDLLEGAKRCLLEKGYGRTTARDIVAASGTNLASIGYHYGSKDALLQQAFLALTEEWGEAVGPAGGEERRELPADPYRRFHAVWEQVIAAAGASRPVWKLQTEIVTRLDDDEKLREAIKEPQREGRLGMAEGFLGIDPEADPERARVAGLLCQALATGVMIQWMVDPETAPSADDLTEGLKVLMGER; from the coding sequence ATGGGACACAAGGAAGACCTGCTCGAAGGCGCCAAGCGCTGCCTCCTGGAGAAGGGGTACGGGCGGACCACGGCCCGCGACATCGTCGCCGCCTCCGGCACCAACCTGGCCTCCATCGGCTACCACTACGGCTCCAAGGACGCCCTGCTCCAGCAGGCCTTCCTCGCCCTCACCGAGGAGTGGGGCGAGGCGGTCGGACCCGCCGGCGGGGAGGAGCGGCGTGAGCTGCCGGCCGACCCGTACCGCCGCTTCCACGCGGTGTGGGAGCAGGTCATCGCCGCGGCCGGGGCCAGCAGGCCCGTCTGGAAGCTCCAGACCGAGATCGTCACCCGGCTCGACGACGACGAGAAGCTGCGCGAAGCGATCAAGGAGCCGCAGCGCGAGGGGCGGCTCGGCATGGCCGAGGGCTTCCTCGGCATCGACCCGGAGGCGGACCCCGAGAGGGCCCGGGTGGCCGGACTGCTGTGTCAGGCCCTCGCCACCGGAGTCATGATCCAGTGGATGGTCGACCCGGAGACGGCACCGAGCGCCGACGACCTCACGGAGGGCCTCAAGGTCCTGATGGGGGAGCGATAG